In Zingiber officinale cultivar Zhangliang chromosome 9B, Zo_v1.1, whole genome shotgun sequence, the genomic window TAACATaatgttatacctttgatgcatcTGAAATGATGCCCATCTCACTAGTTTGTGGCAGACTAGGATGTAGCTCAACAGATTCAGGAGAGGTGATGGTCGACGAACCACTGCTTCCGTTGAGCAATTCAAGGGACAAATTTTCATCCGTGTCATTTAAGAAATTGTCGTAGTCCCTTTTGCGGCTTGATGAAGCAATCAAGTTCCTTTGTGCTTTGGATTCTCCATTTGGGTCACCACTTTTCAACCAATTTGCATTTCTTTTGACTACATGGCACAGGGCAAAAGCACCCTAAAATATAGCAACTACAATTAGTTTCATAATGCAATGACAAAATTTTTgctccttttaattatatttataggTGCCAACTAAGATTTAAAGTTTTTACTAGGAAATTTGAGGATCCATGGAAAAGATCTTCGCAAAGACGGTACTCGTGCATTATCCAATCAGTTCGTTCTCCCCCGGGTGCTCGTCCAACGTAGAAAACTAGAGTTTTCCTCAGTCCAAACACTGCACACTCGCACTCAATTTTTCGATCTTTTCCGGTAGCTTTCCAATACCCTGAAACTGTGGCTCTGTTTGTGCGGGAGCCGTTTGGATATTTGCGATCTCGTGGGCAAAAGAAGAACCATTCCATGTCTCGTTTTGGAAGAAAGGATTTTTCTGAAAACATAGACATTGTAAAAATAgttaaatcattattttttttaggaGTTTAATTGACTCCAAGGAATTCCAACCCTGAAAAGTGATGTCTTCCCAAGTATTATACATTTCCATGCAATGCACAGGACTTGGAAACGGTGACAAACATTCATAAGCTTCCTCTGTGTGGTTCATCTCCAAAGGCACTGAGGTTGTCTATAAGTACATAAACAAGTTCATAACAATTACACACAGGAATGAACAAGttctaaaatttgaaaatagttaAGAAAATTAACATAATGTTATACCTTTGGTGCATCTGAAATGTTGCCCATATCACTAGTTTGTGGCAGACTAGGATGTAGCTCAGCAGATTCAGAAGAGGTGATGGTCGAAGAACCACTGCTTCCGTTGAGCAATTCAAGGGACAAATTTTCATCCGTGTCATTTAAGAAATTGTCGTAGTCCCTTTTGCGGCTTGATGAAGCAATCAAGTTCCTTTGTGCTTTGGATTCTCCATTTGGGTCACCACTTTTCAACCAATTTGCATTTCTTTTGACTACATGGCACAGGGCAAAAGCACCCTAAAATATAGCAACTACAATTAGTTTCATAATGCAATGACAATTTTTgctccttttaattatatttataggTGCCAATTAAGATTTAAAGTTTTTACTAGGAAATTTGAGGATCCATGGAAAAGATCTTCGCAAAGACGGTACTCGTGCATTATCCAATCAGTTCGTTCTCCCCCGGGTGCTCGTCCAACGTAGAACACTAGAGTTTTCCTCAGTCCAAATACTGCACACTCACACTCAATTTTTCGATCTTTTCCGGTAGCTTTCCAATATCCTGAAACTGTGGCTCTGTTTGTGCGGGAGCCGTTTGGATATTTGCGATCTCGTGGGCAAAAGAAGAACCATTCCATGTCTCGTTTTGGAAGAAAGGATTTTTCTGAAAACATAGACATTGTAAAAATAgttaaatcattattttttttaggaGTTTAATTGACTCCAAGGCAATCACACAAGCAGCTTGGCATTTCTGACTTTACAGCATTATTCAAACATGTTGATGTTGCATGTtctaattttttgacaaaacaaTGTAGTGAAGTCTAATCAATTCAATGGcttgtttagaaaaaaaaaaagattagatGCTTACATAAAGTGGGCCTTTTGTTCTAGGATAGCATGCACATTATGATTTGATTAAAAAGTTAAAGAAGCAATTCTCCTACACATATtgaaaagaaattaagcacaaggaCAAAAAAAATTACATTATTATTATGAAGATTTTCTAGCCAGCAACAATTTAAATTAGCATTTCTGTTTCAGAGAATACTTGTCAATTTAAACATATGAAGCAATGTAGCAAAAACTGTGTaatacaaaatataaaaatattttgggaTTAATATGCAGTCAATGAAACTCATGTTCTCTGCATTCTGCTACAAAGACCTAATGACAACAAGTAATCAACAAAGAAGGCATGAAATTACCAGGTAGTTCCCAGGGATCAAACTTGTATAAATCAATCACTGGAATAACCTCAAGTTCAATATTTAACCCATCAATCTTCCTCTTCAGATAGTACCCTACCAACTCTTCATCTGTAGGGTGGAATCGGAAACCAGGTGGCAACATGGCATCCAGTTTTTGCACCTTATGGTcactaaaatttcaattgatgcAATAAATAGCTCTTCAAAATATCAAGCAGTGAGAAAATAAAAGGAGAAATGAACTCATGAGAGCTGCATCTCTCCCTTCACAGCACAACTATTAAAAGTGTGGAATATCCAGAAATGGTAACCTTTTTCTAGATAATAGTTCCAAAGAATAGGAGCCTTGCAGGCCGAGATCATAATTCTCATGAAACTCAGTTGTAAATTGAGAATTTTGCAAAGCAGACGAGTAATTTTTTGTCTGAAAAgctgaagagagagaaaaatagtcAAGCTTGAGAAAGAGTAGCAAAGGGTTGAGATGTGAAATGAAGTTGCTGATGGATGTTCAAAGTTGGAATTATGGAAATTGGGAAAACCAAGAACAAGCAAGGATTTGAGGTGCACAATGGAGATCGAgctaataatttttcaaaaggttgAAGAAAAGAGGTAAAGATTGAGAGGAACAGAACTTGCAAGGATTTCAAATATGCAATGCAAGTAATGATGGAAGTCTTAAGCTTGGACTTTGGAAGTAGAAACCAGGAATTGGAATCAAATTGTGGAAGAACAGGCGTGAGATGAGTAATTTATAGAGTAAGAAGGGAGTGTGAAGCAAGCAAAGGTCAGATGTCTGCATGAAGTTATTctaaaacttccaaaggatgtgGACCCTGCCATCACAGAGATTATTCATATCTGAATTTGAATTCATCCCAGAAAGTATTTAGTTAACCAATAGAAACAGAACCTAATTATACTTTGAATTTAATGGCTAAATTATGCCTATGTTAGAGTGTCCAAAAGCTCAAATTTTACCCTTTTTTACTTGTTGCAAAAAAGGTTGCATTAACTTTgttaaagggcagcccggtgcacgaagctccaaTCATGCGGGGTCATGGGGAAGGATCTATTATATGAAGTCTTAtcctgttttttgcaagaggttgtttccagaatTCAAGtccatgaccttttggtcacaaagtaaCAGCTTTACCGTTGCGGCAAGGCTCCTCTTCTTGCATTAACTTTGTTATCAAAGAATCTAAAGCATGCAGAATATTGACTCAATGCATACGCAGAAGGTCACCACAAGAAGTAGCATGTTCTTGCCAAGAATGTAAGTGCTATGTCACTGTTAGGGATGTCAAGACAGCCTCCTAGCCATTATATGACCATATTGAACTATCTATTTGCCCATTGCAACTTGGATTTATTTTTAGATCCAATATTGAATCGATTTTGCTGAATCAGTTCATAAGCTCTATATATCATAGAGTGTAAACCATCACATTAGGTTGTCCATGATTAAAGTGGAGAAGATTTCATCATGCTGTGGATATGAGAGAGAATATTGATTGAATCATGTAAAttttatgtttgatatttatttttttgttctttttctttACATTTGTTCTTGTTATCATCCCTCACCACTCTGCCAAGAAAACTATTCCTCTCCTATCATCCACAACATGGTTTTCAACTTTGTACTTGCATTCTCCAGCAGGTGTTGTCTTTATACTCGATCAATACAAGAATCTGCATGAGAATTTAACTAATTCAAGTAGTCCAAAAACGCATACAAGAAATACTGTAAAGTAGTTGATCAATGCTTCAAGATTTGAGTATGTGAATTGAATGTTGACATGTTGTGCATTAGGTAAAGTcatctatatttttcaaacacttgGGGCCAAACTATAGAAATTTGAAGTCTATGTTTCAACATCATGATCTAATTGGAAAAATGCACTAGAAGAGGTCTTTCCTCTTTGACATCACTCATACATATTCCACCCTTTTTCATTtcatgaaaaagaaaaacttaCAGAAAAGTGGAGACTTCCAAGTGCTTTTTCTCTGTGAcgcaagtgaaaaaaaaaaatatatccatgCTTCTTGAAGGCATATGAACAAACAGTGAGCAGCAAAGGCAAAGAAGTGAGCACTCTTTTGCAATGTTTCCCTATCAATGATGAGGTATAGTCCCTTTCTTCCATTGGTTGCCCCTAAATGGAAATAGTCAGATGATGGTTACATGTATATTAAGACTTCTAACTTGCACATGCTAGTGAACTGTTTTGAAGAAAAAATTgccaaagataaataaaaaaaaaagtgatgTGGAAAAACTTTGTTTGAATCATATATGTCCAACCATGAATTGTTCAATATTAGTGTAAATGAGTCTAAGCATTGAACATAATGTTGATTTTCGAATCACACGATGGCATAACAAGTATCAAGCACATCTCCATCCAAATATAAATTGGAAGAACCTTAGCTACACAAAGCTGGCTATCAAACTTGGTTTAAACAAATAATAGCGCAGCCGAAAGAGACAAACACAAAGAAGTCAATCACCACACGGCCATATATTCTTCTGGTCACTAATAAACAACAAGGACCATT contains:
- the LOC122025127 gene encoding NAC domain-containing protein 72-like, with translation MEERDYTSSLIGKHCKRVLTSLPLLLTVCSYAFKKHGYIFFFHLRHREKALGSLHFSVQKLDAMLPPGFRFHPTDEELVGYYLKRKIDGLNIELEVIPVIDLYKFDPWELPEKSFLPKRDMEWFFFCPRDRKYPNGSRTNRATVSGYWKATGKDRKIECECAVFGLRKTLVFYVGRAPGGERTDWIMHEYRLCEDLFHGSSNFLGAFALCHVVKRNANWLKSGDPNGESKAQRNLIASSSRKRDYDNFLNDTDENLSLELLNGSSGSSTITSSESAELHPSLPQTSDMGNISDAPKTTSVPLEMNHTEEAYECLSPFPSPVHCMEMYNTWEDITFQGWNSTEFIDISCSGGDVFSVMRSPPICRQASEEEEDNLWLQEDNTLVTVM